The DNA segment CCTCGGCGCCGTCGATCGGGCGCTCGGCCTCGTCGACGACCAGCACGTCCAGCACCTTCGCGGGCCGCAGCACGAGGTCGACGGCACGGGGGCCTGGCTCGAGCGCGACGCGGGTCGAGGCGCGGGCCCGCTCCGCGCCGTACGCCATGATCCAGGCCTCCCCGGACGGCAGCCCGGCGAAGCGAGCCTCGCCCGAGGGATCGGTCTTCTGCTCGCCGGCGAAATAGGCGCGGTCCTCGCGCATCGCGAAGACGCGCACGGTGGCGTCCTTCAGCGGGCGCCCCTGCTCGTCGCGCACGGTGGCGGTGAGCTCTGCCGCGCGCCCTTCCACCCACGCGGGCACCGGCGGCGCCGGGATCGGCGCCCGCGGCAGGAACCGCGGCCCCAGATCGCGCAGCGTGGTCGCGGCGAAGAAGCAGACCAGCGCGGCGAGCGCGGCCAGGACGGTATCGAGTCGCGACCGGCGATCGGCCCGGTCGGCTTCCGCTGCGGGTTGCTTGTCCTGCTCGGCCACGGCCTGGATTTCTACTCTGGATCCGTGAAAACGCCGAACGTCCAGGCGCCGTTCCCGCCGCCGTCGCCCGATCGCGCGGCGCCGCGCAGGCGTCCCGGGATCAGGCCTGGCGGCCGCGGTGCAGCTCGATCGCGGCCTGGATCTCCTCCTCGGACAGGATGTGGTCGGTGGCCTTGGCCTTCGCCAGGATGGCGTCGACGAGCTCCTTCGAGGGCTCGATCTTCCGCTGCCGGAGCCAGTAGTTCACGTTGGAGGCCCCGGACATGTAGCCCACGCAGATCTCCTGCTTTCGCCCGAACATGCCGGCGGGGACGCCGGAGTAGATCCGGTCGGCCATCCAGGCGTCGCCCTTCGACTCGGCCTTGATGATGGCCGCCGCGTGCACGCCGGTCGCCGTGCGGAAGGCGTCCCGTCCGACCAGGGGATAATTGATGGGCACCTCCCAGCCGACCGCCTGCGCGGCCGTCGTGCAGTACTCGAGGAGGTGGGTGAGGTCCTGGTGCTCGAGGAGGCCGAGGAGCTTCATGTTGAGCAGGATGAGCTCCATCGCGGCGTTGCCGACCCGCTCGCCGATCCCGAGGGCGGTGCCGTGCACCCGGTCCGCGCCGAACTGGAGCGCCCAGATCGCGTTCTCGAGCGCGAGGCCGCGATCGTTGTGGCCGTGCCAGTCGATGCCGACCGACGCCCCGGCCCCCGCGACGATGGCCCGCGTGAAGTTGATGAGGTTGCGAACCCCGTCCGGCGTCGCGTGCCCGACGGTATCGCACAGGCATAGCCGGGACGCGCCGTGATCGATGGCGACCTTGAAGAGCGTCGCCAGCACCTCGGGGCGCGAGCGCGTCGTGTCTTCCGTGACGTAGGCGACGGGGAGCCCGGCCTTCACGCCCGCGTCGATCGCCGCGGCGCTCCGCTGCGCGATGAGGTCGACGTCCCACGCCTCCGCGAGCTGGCGGATCGGGCTCGATCCGATGAAGGCGTAGATCTCCACAGGGATCCCTGCGCGCTGGGAGATCTCGATCATGGGCGTGATGTCCGAGACGACCGTGCGGCCTGCGCAGGCGACGCGGAGCGGCAGGTTGTTATCGGCCACCTCCCTGCACATCCGGAGCACGTCCTCGAACGCCCGTTGCGAGCTGCCGGGCAGGCCGACATCGGCGATCTGGATGCCGATCTTGGCCATCAGGTGGAGCAGCTTGAGCTTGCGCTCGATGTTCGGGTCGGCGACCGATGGGTTCTGCAGGCCGTCGCGCAGGGTCTCGTCGAAGAAGCCGATGTTCTCCGGAATGACCCGCCCGACGCGCCCCACCTCGTTCCAGTCGTAGATCAGCTCGGTCGGGCGGGTACCGGAGGCAGCGATCGCCATGCACTATTATAGTGCGCCGCGCTCGACGCCGGGCCTGAAACGAAGCTCTTCCGGGGCTCTCGACATGACGCACGGCGCAGGTGAAGACGCAAACGTTTTCGACCACGCACCACGCACCACCCACCACGCATCGCTGCGGTGCGCTGGCCCTGCGCGCCTGGCAAGCCTAAGCTTGCGACCACGACGATGTGGCAATCCCTACCTGAGTTCGGGACCGGCGTCCTTTACGCCATTCTGGTGACCGCGGCGTACACCTTCGCCGTCGGGCTCGCGTCGGCGCGCGGGCGGCCGCGGCTGCTCCAGGCGGCGCGGCTCGGCGCGTACGGCACGATCGCGCTGGTCGGCCTCGCGGTTCTCGTGCTGGCGTACGCCTTCGTCAGCCACGATTTCCGCATCGCCTACGTCGCGCAGTACAGCGACAGGTCCATGAGCACGCCGTACCTCATCGCGGCGCTCTGGGGCGGGCAGGACGGCTCGCTGCTCTGGTGGATGTTCCTGACCGCGCTCTTCTCGGGGACCTGCGTCATCTGGCTGCAGCGCCGGTATCTGGAGCTCCAGCCCTACGTCATCGCGACGCTGATGAGCGTCCTCATCTTCTTCTCCGCGCTGATGATCTTCGCGGTGAACCCGTTCCGGACGAGCGTGGCGGGCGCCCCGCTCGACGGCAACGGGCTGAACTACCAGCTGCGCAACTTCTACATGATCATCCACCCGCCGAGCCTCTACATCGGCTTCACGAGCGCGGCGGTCCCGTTCGCGTTCGCGATCGCCGCGCTCGCCACCGGCCGGCTCGACAGCGAGTGGATCGTGGCGACGCGCAAGTGGATGCTCTTCTCCTGGCTGTTCCTCTCCATCGGCAACGTGCTCGGGATGCTGTGGGCCTACGAGGAGCTCGGCTGGGGCGGCCCGTGGGCCTGGGATCCGGTCGAGAACGCCGCGTTCCTCCCGTGGCTCACCGCGAGCGCTTACGTCCACTCGACGATGATCCAGGAGCGCCGCGGCATGCTGAAGGTGTGGAACGTCTCGCTCATCTGCGGGACGTTCTTCCTCACCATCTTCGGCACCTGGCTCACGCGGTCCGGCCTCATCGCGAGCGTCCACTCGTTCGCCCAGTCCGGCATCGGCATCTGGTTCGTCGGCTTCATGGCCGTGATCGTGGCCACGTGCACCGCGCTGATCGTCTACCGCCTGCCGCGGCTGCGCAGCGACGGGCAGTTCGAGTCGATGCTGTCGCGCGAGGCCGCGTTCCTCTTCAACAACTGGGGCCTCTTCAGCATCATGATCTTCATCGCGGTCGCGACGGTGTGGCCGCGCATCAGCGAGTGGCTGCTCGACCAGAAGTCGACGCTCGGGCCGACGTTCTACAACATGTGGCTGCCCCCGGTCGCGCTCGTGGTCTTCCTGCTCATGGGCGTCGCGCCGCTGCTCGGGTGGCGGAAGACGTCGCCGGAGCTCTTCCGGAAGAGCTTCCGCTGGCCGGTGCTGGTCACGGTCGTCACGACGGCGCTCCACCTCGTATTCGGGAAGCGGGTGGGCTTCGCCCCGTTCGTCGCCGTGGACCCGATCTACCCCGGCCAGCTCGGCGACGCGCTCGCGAAGCTCGCGTCGACCTACCCGTTCTTCACGGTGGCCATCGCTGCGTTCAACGTCGCCGTGGTCGTGCAGGAGTTCGCCCGCGGCATCGCGGCGCGGCAGAAGCGCGGGAAAGAACCGCTGTTCGCCTCCTTCTACAACCTGATCGCCAGGTCGAGGCGCCGCTACGGCGGCTACATCGTGCACGTCGGCATCGCGGTGATGTTCCTCGGGTTCGCCGGCCGCGCGTGGGGCGTCGACAAGGAGATCAGCCTCCACCCGGGCGAGTCCGTGCAGCTCGAGGAGTACCGCCTCACCTACGCCGGCCCGCGCATGGAGGTCGACAGCGAGAAGCGGATGGTCTTCGCCGACCTCGACGTCGAGCGCCACGGCGCGCCGGTCGGCCGGATCAGCCCGGCGAAGTTCATCTACAAGGCGTCCCCGGAGGCGCCGTCGACCGAGGTCGCGCGGCACATCACCGTCAAGAACGACCTCTACGTGATCATCGGGATGGCGAACCCCCAGACGAAGGTCGCTTCGTTCCAGATCCACGTGAACAACCTGATCTCGTTCATGTGGTTCGGGGCGGGCATCCTCATCCTGGGGGCGCTCGTCGCGATGTGGCCCGACATCGCGCTCGAGGAGGCCGGCG comes from the Sorangium aterium genome and includes:
- a CDS encoding LeuA family protein — protein: MAIAASGTRPTELIYDWNEVGRVGRVIPENIGFFDETLRDGLQNPSVADPNIERKLKLLHLMAKIGIQIADVGLPGSSQRAFEDVLRMCREVADNNLPLRVACAGRTVVSDITPMIEISQRAGIPVEIYAFIGSSPIRQLAEAWDVDLIAQRSAAAIDAGVKAGLPVAYVTEDTTRSRPEVLATLFKVAIDHGASRLCLCDTVGHATPDGVRNLINFTRAIVAGAGASVGIDWHGHNDRGLALENAIWALQFGADRVHGTALGIGERVGNAAMELILLNMKLLGLLEHQDLTHLLEYCTTAAQAVGWEVPINYPLVGRDAFRTATGVHAAAIIKAESKGDAWMADRIYSGVPAGMFGRKQEICVGYMSGASNVNYWLRQRKIEPSKELVDAILAKAKATDHILSEEEIQAAIELHRGRQA
- a CDS encoding heme lyase CcmF/NrfE family subunit, producing the protein MWQSLPEFGTGVLYAILVTAAYTFAVGLASARGRPRLLQAARLGAYGTIALVGLAVLVLAYAFVSHDFRIAYVAQYSDRSMSTPYLIAALWGGQDGSLLWWMFLTALFSGTCVIWLQRRYLELQPYVIATLMSVLIFFSALMIFAVNPFRTSVAGAPLDGNGLNYQLRNFYMIIHPPSLYIGFTSAAVPFAFAIAALATGRLDSEWIVATRKWMLFSWLFLSIGNVLGMLWAYEELGWGGPWAWDPVENAAFLPWLTASAYVHSTMIQERRGMLKVWNVSLICGTFFLTIFGTWLTRSGLIASVHSFAQSGIGIWFVGFMAVIVATCTALIVYRLPRLRSDGQFESMLSREAAFLFNNWGLFSIMIFIAVATVWPRISEWLLDQKSTLGPTFYNMWLPPVALVVFLLMGVAPLLGWRKTSPELFRKSFRWPVLVTVVTTALHLVFGKRVGFAPFVAVDPIYPGQLGDALAKLASTYPFFTVAIAAFNVAVVVQEFARGIAARQKRGKEPLFASFYNLIARSRRRYGGYIVHVGIAVMFLGFAGRAWGVDKEISLHPGESVQLEEYRLTYAGPRMEVDSEKRMVFADLDVERHGAPVGRISPAKFIYKASPEAPSTEVARHITVKNDLYVIIGMANPQTKVASFQIHVNNLISFMWFGAGILILGALVAMWPDIALEEAGAFGYVRAAGSVTASVVFAFLLAGGPSQAYGHTVQEGLGRPVLLAPGAADGDVRAPGSDASVDPGRAPAIGAMLPTAVDSRQPAFE